In Brassica napus cultivar Da-Ae chromosome C2, Da-Ae, whole genome shotgun sequence, the sequence GAACTTTCCTTATCGAAGGTGACCTCTATGACCTCCAACACTCTGGTAATTGCCTCTCTTGGAGGGGAAAACGATGGGATCACAATGTCAAGTGTCGCCTAGACCGTGCGCTCTCAAATAGCTCTTGGGCAGAACTTTATCCGTCTGGCCGCTGCGAGTACCTCAGATTCGAAAGTTCTGACCATCGACCCATTGTTACATATTTTGAACCCCTGCGAAAGAAAAAGAAGGGAATCTTTAGATACAACCAGACCTTAAGTACCAACCCTGAAGTGAAAAAACTGGTGGAAGATATTTGGGCATAGGAGATACAACTTAAGGTCAAACAGAAGATTGACAAGTGCAGAACAGCTATTATCAAATGGTCAAAACAACAACAAGTTGAGCTAAAGACGCGATTGGAGGACTTAAAGAGACAAATTGACCAGCTACTGTCGGCTTCTATACCCAATGAAACACGTCTTGCTGGACTCTATGAAGAgttgaaaaaaacatacaagaacGAAGAAGACCATTGGTACCAACGAAGCAGACAACTCTGGTTAAACTTGGGAGACAAGAACACATGCTTTTTCCACGCCCCTACTAGGAAAAGAAGAACACTCAATAAACTTACTGTAATTGAGGATGCAGATGGTAAGCCGATGTTCACAGAGGAAGATATCGCAGCCACTATGGAGACATATTTTGCTAATATCTTCACTCCTGTTCCCGCGACCCTGACATTATGGAAGCAGTGATCAATGAAGCCATCCAACCAATCATCTCTGAGGCTACAAACCAGAGACTGATTCGCTTACCTGATTCAGAGGAGATTAAGAACGCTCTCTTTTCCATTCACCCGGGCAAGGCACCGGGACCTGATGGTTTTTCAGCTTGCTTCTTTCAATCAAACTGGCAGGTGATGGGAGACGATGTGGTTAGAGAGGTCAAAGAGTTCTTTCACTCAGGCCAAATGCCAAGCTCGATCAACGAAACCCATCTCAGGCTGATTCCAAAGATACTCAGCCCTATGAAGGTCTCAGACTACAGGCCGATAGCGCTATACAATGTGAGCTGCAAAATCATCTCGAAACTCCTAGCTAAGCGCCTCCAGCCTCTCCTTGGTGACCTCATCACCGAAACTCAATCTGCATTTGTCCCACAAAGAGCCATATCAGATAATATTTTGATCACCCATGAACTGCTACACTATATGAAGAAGTCAAAGGCGAAGAAACATTGTTATATGGCTGTCAAAACTAACATGAGCAAAGCTTATGACAGGTTAGAATGGGACTTCATCAAGCTTGCTATCCTAAGATTTGGCTTTCACCCTACCTTCACAGATTGGATCATGCAATGCATTTCGACAGTCAGCTTCTCATTCATAATCAATGATGCATCAAGAGGAAATGTCAAACCCGACAGAGGAATAAGACAAGGTGACCCTCTATCCCCCTATATCTTTATCCTCTGCGGGGAACTCCTATCAAGTCTATGCAACCTGGGACAAAGGAATGGGAAACTCAAAAGAATAGCCCTTGCATCAGGCGTACCAAGCATAAATCAACAAGATCCTAGCTACCTATGAATCACTCTCGGGGCAGCTAATCAACACTCAAAAATCTGCAGTCTCTTTCTCAAAAAATTCAAGCAATGAACTAAAAGCGCAGATAAAGCAGATCCTAGGCATAGAAAATAGTGGAGGCTTTGGGAAATACCTAGGACTGCCTGAGCAATTTGGTCGTCGGAAGCGCGATGCCTTTGGATTCATAGTCGATCGTATATGAAGCGCAAAGCTATTTGCTGGTCCTCAAAACACCTATCCAGAGCAGGGAAGATGGTGATGCTACGCTCTGTATTGGCCACAATACCATCGCATGCAATGTCCTGCTTTAAGCTCCCCCAAACCCTCTGCGCCCAAATTCAATCTCTGCTAACGCGCTTCTGGTGGGATTCTACACAAGATAAGAGGAAAATGTCGTGGATTTCGTGGAAGAAGatgacaaaaccaaaaaaactggGAGGTCTAGGATTCAAAGACATACCTACGTTTAATGATGCTCTTCTAGCGAAATTAAGTTGGAGAATAATCACAAAACCTTCCTGTCTCCTTGCTCGATGCTTACTGGGGAAGCACTGTAAGGAAGAACCTTTTTTATCAGTTCAAGCAGCTAAATCATCCTCCCATGGATGGAAGAGTGTACTGATTGGTCGAGACCTGTTAGTAAAACACTTGGGGTGGATTGTCGGCACAGGTACTAACATCAGCGTGTGGCATGATCCTTGGTTGTCAACATTATGCCAACAGCGACCCTTTGGACCTGCCCCAGAAGCATTTAAGGATCTTCTAGTTGCAGACCTCATGATGGACAATTCCACAGAATGGGACACCCACAAGATCGATCTCGTTCTTCCCTTCCATAAGGTAGAAGTACTTAAAATTAAACCTTCCATCTGCAAAGGCCATGATGAACTGGTGTGGCTCCGAAGCCAATCAGGTGAATACTCCACAAAATCCGGATACAAAACGCAGATGGAGACACTCATCAATGAAGAGAGACCTGTACATTCGATGAATCAAGACTGGTTAGCAAATGTATGGAATCTGAAGGCAGCAGAGAAGATAAAACTTTTCCTCTGGAGCGCCCTTCATGATGCTTTACCAGTTGGAGAACAATTTTCAGTCAGAAACATACCTCTATCAAATAGTTGTACTCGATGTAATGAGACTGAATCTGTGTTCCATGTCCTCTTCACTTGTACGTATGCCCAGGAAGTCTGGGACCTAGCTCCGCTGGCTTCGACCTTGACCGTAACTCTCACTACAACTACGTGGACCTGTCTTGACCTGCTCCGACGGATTCCTTCCCTACCGCCTACAGGACTAGGCCCAGGGGTACTCTCTGCTTGGATCTGTTGGAACCTCTGGATCTCCAGAAACCAATTGATCTTCCAAAAATGCCACTTCTCACCAGAGGAGACAATCCTGAAGGCGATCCGAGAAGCCCGCGAGTGAACCTCTGCTCAGAATCTAAACCCTACCCATCATCAAATCAACCCTCGCATCAACCAGGATCCCAATCTAGTCCCGTCTAGAACTTGCATGTACACGGACGCCGCATGGAATCCATCGACGAAGTGTGCAGGACTTGCTTGGATCATTGATGATGCGGGTTCATCCTCCTCTCATTCAGCGACAGCTACCTTCGTAGCGTCGTCCCTAACTGCGGAAACCTTGGCATTGAGAGATGCCATGACCTCTGCTCTGCATTGCGGGATTAACTCTCTCCTCATCTGTTCTGATTCTCAGATTCTCATTAATCTGGTGAATTCAAGGGGAAGACATGTCGAGATCGCCGTTCTCCTCAAGGATATTCAATTCCTATCTACCCTCTTTAATGTCGTTGAGTTTAAATTCATTCCTAGACTAGATAATCATAGAGCTGACCGTGTGGCCAAACATGCTCTATCCATTATGTAACCGATTTAAGTTTTAATTTGAAGGttgatttacaaaaaaaagaaaaaaaaagtaatgtaaTTTCTCGATCAATGCTAGTAACCATCCGTTCAAAACACGACACATTTTTGAAAATCCAAGACACGTGATCATCCAAGAATAGTAGTGATATCTCTTACTTAAAGATTTGATCTATAGATTCTTTAATAGGATTTATATATGCTTAGACctagaagaaacaaaagacaaagCCTAGACTGTAAGTAGGCTATAAATTGTATACCAAACTTGTTCTAAAATCGGAATAAACAGGTTCATTATTTGCAGATCAAGTCAAGCCCATCAATTTGGTTTTGAAACATTTTCTGTCAAAATGGACAAGACATCACTCCCTTCGTGTCTTTCGTATTAGAACCACCCATCTaaaatctcttcttcttttttctactatcgtttttatttcattttcagCTTTTTGTCTGCTATTTGATTTCTTTCCTTGGAGTATCTATTTACATAGTTGCCGAATCATAGGGAACTAATAATTAGATGAATAAAGAGGATCGGAATAAAAAAGTTCTACCGCACACTGTAAAAGCAAAAAGAAGACTGATTGTTGCTGAAATATAGCATTCACGTGGTAACCACTTTCTATCAAATcgaaaaatgtaaatatatatatcaactaaCATGATGTTTCTTCGGACTTTGCTAAGGACTACCAGatttttagtaatacaaatgtaaccaaaagaaaaaagaggacGACTTGAGAACTTTGAtttcagtaaaaaaaatctGCAGAACAATGCAAtaatactaaatttttttattggaaattttccttatttttatttgatttaaaacGTATTATTCCAAAATTTCGTATAAGACAAAAATGTggtctattttattaattatttttttgaatttttttattaatttttccttatatttatttgatttaacacatattattttgaagtttcttagGCTGTAAAtagtttcaactttcaagtaTATATACTTGGTTAAGTAGTAATAAGTTAATCAACTAGACAAATCAAGACATATAGCCAGCCTATTAATTGGATTGCTTTATTATTGTGTTGTTTCACCACTGGAATTTAAATTCACATAATTAATGTTCTAGCCAAAGAACTAGAAAAAATGAAATGTCATTCAAGATAAAATACATTACTTACATgtaactaaaacacaaaatgtttaaatatatttatttgattaagaCATATTATTCAAAAGTTTCGTATAAGACAAAGATCTggtctattttatttatttatttagttttttcctTAGTTCTTCCTTATATTCATTTGATTTAACACATATTATTTCGAAGTTTCTTAGGctgtaaatattttcaattttcaagtATATACATACTTTGTTAAGGAATAATAACAAGTTGATCAACTAGACAAATCAAGacatatatcatattaattagATTGTGCATTGTGTTGTTTCACCATTGGAAACTAAATTCACATCATTCATGTTCTTGCGAAAATGAAATGTCATTAAAGATGAATTACATTACATGTCAAAGCAATGAATACATGTAACTAAAAGACAAAAtgcttaaatatatttatttgatttaagaCGTAATATTCCAAAGTTTCGtattagacaaaaaaatatggtctatatttatttaaggacaattctctcaaataaccctttttaagttttgttttgaattttttttttttttaaaaaaaatttgatatccTATCCCTAAAACTCCATCTCTTTAACTCTAAgctctaagtctagattagttaaccctaggataaaaatatatttttaccttttaataaaacttattttgatcattttcttcattgaatgttatttttgtgacaaaaaattgaaaataactATACTAGGGAATTTCtctttatttaatttaacaCATATTATTTCGATGTTTTTTAGGCGGTAAAtagtttcaactttcaagtaTATATGTACTTGGTTAAGGAGTAATAAGAAGTTAATCAACTAGACACATCAAGACATATAGCCTATTAACTGGATTGTGTTAGTATTTTGTTGTTTCACCATTGGAATTTAAATTCACATAATTTAGGTTCTTGCCAAAGAACTAGAACTTGAGAAAATGAATTGTCATTAAAGATAAAAATGCATTACATGTAAAAGCAATGAATATTGAATACATGtaactaaaacaaaaagatgcttaaatatatttttattgatagtTTGACGAAACAGAAACATGATCAGAGACCTCTTAAGGATGTTCACCAATGCTCACCACTGTTGCTGATTCAGATCCAAGCCCCTAACGTTCTGATTCATATTACTTTGAATCTGCTGTTGACGAATCATATCGCAAAATGAGGTTGAAGAAGAACCCAACTCAACTATAGGCATGGCAACAGATGTTGTAGCAGCAGCATGAACAGATGAAGAAGACGCTCCGTCGTTCTTACTAAGAATCTCAATCCTACGATTAAGATTTCTTAGGTACTGCTCAATGACATTACCACAACCACGAAGATCACTTTTCTCAATACGAGGTGGTGAAGTCTTGCCACTAAGACAATCAAACATTACCTCTTTCATCTCCaactctttgttttctttggtCAGCTTCTTACATGTCTCAGTTGCTTTGGAGATACTCTGTTTAAGATAAGACTCTTGGTTTAGCATCTTCTTGGTCCTGTCCATCACCGGCAACCTCTGCCACTGGGACAGAACATTGTCCATATCTTCTCTCGATGGCCACACCTCCGGGGTCAAGTCGTACGGACTGTCGATGATTACACCGACTGGGACGCCACAGAGAGTTGCTAACTCGTTGGCTTTCTTCAAGATacctctctttcttttcttgtaTGTTGCTTTCCTTGAGAACTCATTTTCAATGAAAGCCATCTTCACCTTTTGTCTTGTCATGGttaactctgtttttttttcttgtgtgtatattataatttgataataatgGAGTAtcgtttatatatacatatcaatgtctgaattattttaaatggatgtatattatctaaatcTAAACATATTCATCTATATATGAATATCATACCATTTCAGGGATATTAGATCtgaatgcaattttttttggaGGAAGTAAATTTAGCATTCAGTTTTGGAGTATAGTTACATTTTCATAGCCAAACTTTCATGATAAGAACTGATACTTGTATTAACAAGTGTCTGGTTCTGAATTATGATTGGTAAGTGCATGCagttaaaattattttgcatAATTTTGGAGAAATATGATTTAAATGGAACATAAATATGCATAAATTTAGCAGAAATAAAAATCATTAGATATTATCAATTATAAACAGTAAGAAAATCgaatattctttttaatttgatattagaagtttataaaatttcaagttaaaataaaataaaaatgagtaaaaacaatgaaaataacTCTATTATTGAAAtgtataatttttcttttatcatcGGAATTTTGAAAGACATCCGATCGATCTCCTCTGGTTTTGCAACAATTTCTTTCTATCATGGTTCTAGATCGGACAATTTAGTTGCTGATGATTTAGCAAAATGGCTCTTCAAGCTCATTTCTTTTTGTAACGGACATCATGATTTTGACCATCGTTTTGGgctcatttcttcttcttagtttcTAGTGAAATattcagtgacaaaaaaaaaaattaaaatatgccGAAGTTGTTgtttatgaaaagaaaaataattttcttttttttaagtttatgtttttgattttataatttaatgatACTTACACATTAGTCTCTAGCAAAATAAAACTTGTTGGACTGCAAATAAagtcaaaaaattaattaaaaaaatttcaaacaaaacatttaacgattaaaatatatatatatgtctaaataataataaataaataaatatatatatatatatatatatatataatataattatattttaaaaaactgaaTCAAAATAAGgcaatttaaaaataatctatGAATTTAATgggaaaatatatagataataattaattcaaaaataagaagataTTTTGATATCTAATAGCTGTAAATAGGCCTGGGACGGATTGGatatccgggcaattttaagatatccggatccggatccttatccggcggatccataattttactatccttatccggatccggggttcgcgGATATctgggtgtcggatatccttctaaaaattataatatccgacggatatccggatccggatttggatccttaaaataaataaaaaataatattaatatatataaaatattaacaataatttaaaaataaaaatatataatgtttttaattatttatatgtataattgtacaaaatttacataaaatttatatatactattagaaaaatgaaaatatattaaataaaattaatttttatatatagatattactatttttgaaatagttattaataaaatttacggatccggatatccggactaaaaaatcaagatatccggatccggattcggctttgacggatccaacattttactatccggatccggattcggcctctccggatatccggattttcggatcggatccggatcggatcacggatcgaatccggatctcggataaaagttctCTCTCCCAGATTCACTTATCTTAAAGACGGATCTGAAAAAGATTTACAGTTTGTATCTATCTTTATTGTAGGTGTGCTCTTTTCCGATTTATGATGGGCATGGTGGTTGTTTAGCTGCAGAGTTTGCTAAGAAGCATCTTCACCTTAACGTTTTTCAGCTGGGTTACCGCGTGAGTTGGTATGTTTTACTTTGTtcagattaataatgtttttctttttttttgcaaactaAGGCTGTTTTCAACATGATTGAGTTGTTCTTGTGAATTCTTACATTTGCTAAATTCTGAACCTTTTGTGGTTTTGTTTGACCAGCAGAATTTCTATATGATTGGGAAAGATAAAATGACCGAACCTTTTGAAGGGCTCTCAAGCTAGATATGACAGACTCATCAAACAAAGCTCAACTTTTTTTACCAAGATTGAACAGCTTACACAGATGCCTCGAAAATTAGAGAAGGACATACAAgggaaaatcatgaaaattgtGGTTTGGTGATTGTGTATGACAATTGTATCCGCTTAGCATATTTAATATCATGTTCGTTTACAGTGTTGCGCgatcaaaatttttttaacttttagtcGCTGTTTTTTCGGGCGACTTAAATGGGAATCCGCGACTGGTCGCGCGacatcaaaacgaacaacaacttGCGACTTGCGACCAATCGCAGGTCGCATGTTACGCGACAgtaaaacgaacaacaacctgcAATCAGTCGCAGATCGCAtgtcgcaggtcgcaggtcgcGCGGCATGTAAACGAACACGGCCATGGACCATGTTCGTTTATCTATCGCGCGACCTGCGACTGATCGCAGgtcgcaggttgttgttcgttttgctgTCGCGTAACTTGCGATTGGTCGCAAGTCGCAAgtcgcaggttgttgttcgttttgatgtCGCGCGACTGATCGCGCGACCAGTCGCGGGTTCCATTTAAGTCGCTCGAAAAAAACAGcgactaaaaattaagaaaattttgatcgcgCGACTGATCGCAgatcgcaggtcgcgcgacacataaacgaacatagttttagtcgcaggtcgcatgcttagtcgcaggtcgcaggtcgcgcgacacgtaaacgaacataaTCTTAGTCGCAGGTCACGCGATCCGTAAACGAACATGGCCCATATCCTAATAACTAAGTGGATGTGTAGTTGTTATCCAATTATCATTGAGTTTATACTTGCATTTTCCAAATATCGagattttattgttaatatccGGTTTTAATCCTTctgaaattatttatataacctGACAACTATTTATAGTAGATACCGGTTTTGGAAAACTTTATCCAGAATATAAACGTTAATCACAAACCAGATTTCAGAAACTAAAACCGGATACAAAGTGTATACATGTTATGTATATGTAATATCCGGTTATAATACACATTATCCAAAGGTGTATACatgttatatatgttaaaatgtGTATGGGAGAGTTTGCAATATACATAAAACAAACTGTAATTAGGTGAGTGGATACAATACTGTTGAAAGCTCAATATCCCGAGACTAACACTACAGCTAGGTCTGCAGGAAGACCTGACACTTGCGTATATATTCCCATTTATTGTGTATCCGAAATACTATAAAAATACCGGTTTTACTTGTAGGTATCTGAATTCAAATCTCGACTAATAACTTGGCTTGGTGCCATAATGTATTATCCGGTTCATTCCTATTAACTTTACAAATATGGAAAACTATTTTTTGGCTATTACCATTATAATCAGGATTATCGCTTTACTAATATAACCGCTATAATCCCGATTACCGCTTTAAAAACATAGAGAACTATTTTCTGGATTTTATCGTTATAATCCGGATTATCGCCGAATTAtctgtttttctatttttaaattatccGGCTTATTTTtcagagaataaaaaaaatccagTTTATTGTTTCGAATGATCCGGTTAGTACTCCGCCAAAAAAATCGTAAATGTACACGTAGTTACATATCTGGATTCATATAAAAATACCTTGTTAACAATACTTTGATCCGTACATTCGCCGAGAGTCCCAGTAATCTAAAAACCATTTCTTTCATTTTGAACTGTCtctatattttgttattaactTCCTATGGAGTTACTAACATTAACAATATGCACTGGCTTAGATGGTAGGTGACTCTCTCCATTTTCAAGAAACCAGGCTTCGAGCTATGCCATGAgccttttagtttatttttcatttttcttttaatagatGGCAGAATGGTAATTTCAGTACCATCTTCTTCTCTTGCAACCTGCAATTTTTATGGGTCAAAAATGGCtatctctccttttttttttccagatctttCACGTTTTTCATCatgtttcttttcattttgatttagATTTGGATTTTTAGTTTCATTAAACGAGTTGCATTGAGTCGCTTATAACTCGCCGCCTTGCACTGTAAAACGGACAACACAGCCATAACATCCATTGATTTGCTCCATCCTGCCACAACCAAGCTCTGATAGTCGCACGGACAAGCTCCGATAGTCACACGGCCGAGCTCCACTGATTCGCTGCATTACTCCTCCGATTTGCTACGTCTTGCCATGGCCAAGCTCCGCTCTGATAATCACACGCACCAATGTAAATCCAATATATTTCAACTTCAAAGCGTTAACTGATTTTTCTCAATAAAATATCTACCCCGACAAAACTCTGACACAAAATCTGAATAAGCTGATAATCGAGAAGGCTATCCTCAAACAATATTCCTCTGAGGCCAATAACGTAATATCAGTTGTTAACGATAACCAGTTACCCAATTACACAAAGTTTTTGCATGATCACCTAATTACCCATTCTTTTATGGTTATTAAGCTAAATAGCTCGGAACTTAAATAGGAAGGGATATTTCtcctaatcaaaagataattaaaataataataaaaacaatttagatCAATTTCTTGActtaaacttttaattaaaaaaaaaaaacttatttgttATTGTTAAAGAGCCGCTTATAGTTCAATTTCAAATAAAGCCGAatctcttatatactaaagcacaagtcaatcaaccaataatattttgccacataatttaaaaaaaaaatttagcaaaatcaaataaaatcaaaaagcaAAAGACCAAACCTCATGCATTAcgtttgattttaaatatttaccaaaagtaaatattttcttaGTCCACTTCTCCATCGGTTGTTTTTTCAACAACCCACAATCACCATAAAGAGcactttaaaaataactaacCTCTATTCAACTATTTATATTTGTCTGAGATAATTCTATGaatatttaatatctttttctttataaaaaaatacattctcTCTTTCCTAATCCAAAAACCTGATAAAAGCATGCAGTGCTTCTTTTCCGATATAATGGTTAACTATACTATGGCCAACCTGACTATGGCTATTATTTATCAAACCTCTTCAAGGCATCAACAGTCTAAAGGTTATAgttcttttcaaaattttataatctgAGATGAGGCAAAATCGATATATCTAAATTTTTCTGTCTCTTAATATACTGTTCAAATATCTCTATTTATCTTTTTGTAGTCTTTGCATAATTGAAGAAATAGTATCCAGgagctaaaaaaataatgatttgacTGATGCAATTCTTAAAAACGTGAAAAGAGCAACAAAACTCACACGCTGAAAAActatcataaaaaaaagaaattatatgtATAAGTATTCTAGTTTTAAATAAAGCCCCATAACTTGAATCATTGATTTCCATTCCCAATCTCGCCGCTTCTTCTGTGTCGCAGTTCGCTTCTCTATCATCGCCGGTGAGTTTCTGAATTTTCTGATTGCTTTATTCCTTTCTGTTGATTACATTCTCCGGATTAAAAAAGGCGATATGTTTCATGCTCGAGTACGAAAGCATCAAAACATGATGATATGATTTATATGAATGTATTTCGTCTAAGCTTGCAGACGATCAAGCCTTAACAGctttagatttagagtttaatacTGCGTTCTGTAAAAAGGATATTTCTTTCTCGGGTTTCTTCTTAGTGGGTATTCAAGAACGAGTTTGATACTTTAGAGTCCTCAAACATCTGAGTGTCCACCAGGTGTTCGATCAAATGTCTGAGAGAAATCAATACAGagatatattttgtttcttttggatTTATTGGCAGTCTATTGAAACTATCGAACTTTTGGGGAAACTGAGATGTATATCCACTCTTTGTGTTTAGTAATCTCGTTGCTAATTGtgagttttaatttaaaaatgtttctttttttggttttcttattATCTTATAGTTAATCTCTCTGTTTGGTGTTGTGTATGAGTGCTTCATAACTTGGCTTTGTGTTTTCTCATTTGGTGGGTTTGTAAAGCTGATGTAAGATTTGTTTTGTTCCTTCAGGAGGAAGACATGAAAGTCAAGATCTTGCGTATCCTTCTACTTCATTGTCTCTGCATATCATGC encodes:
- the LOC106380354 gene encoding agamous-like MADS-box protein AGL80, with product MTRQKVKMAFIENEFSRKATYKKRKRGILKKANELATLCGVPVGVIIDSPYDLTPEVWPSREDMDNVLSQWQRLPVMDRTKKMLNQESYLKQSISKATETCKKLTKENKELEMKEVMFDCLSGKTSPPRIEKSDLRGCGNVIEQYLRNLNRRIEILSKNDGASSSSVHAAATTSVAMPIVELGSSSTSFCDMIRQQQIQSNMNQNVRGLDLNQQQW